From Montipora foliosa isolate CH-2021 chromosome 6, ASM3666993v2, whole genome shotgun sequence, a single genomic window includes:
- the LOC138007722 gene encoding stabilizer of axonemal microtubules 4-like, translating to MGRLPYGPGNAHILQSKGADIGVMKFYCTEYSTRYGQEGFNPRSGHHTGTGYQSNFRPGVYYNRRLDELDNPVMGRLLTDNYASITKKHFLPSKGSSGIDPFSKGLHMTATSGFVKDIPVTVPRSRQVRDVHIDTRAKGTVYPYHRPLLYTLKQKDPISRENGFYGPSYMSTETHTNFPGIPNQRMDTSTKTVGYKEGSGFTHAYNDEPITFNPMDAHEGMRDPRWTHRPTGFSIMKKDFLPVEYLHGNEKLPTLSHGSERSTGFTHGTKARPVFYSKLGEEYTKLGDLHPRIQEKMKKMDPAEYSNMANPSTFSSIAKISFKGKQRTDPTEAERLGNVSIGTKELTGYSENNDQYFETAETAESLRRFKTHYNAKHYDMNPRGDDRKGRTEGNVFTQLPNGFTKGTSVHSFGPEIDTTAELRWQKPYVARSIKARDPYHDDHTHDAKMHTAAIEMTA from the exons ATGGGGCGTCTCCCATATGGACCAGGAAATGCCCACATTTTACAGAGCAAGGGTGCTGATATTGGGGTAATGAAGTTCTACTGTACCGAATATTCAACACGTTATGGACAGGAGGGCTTCAATCCTCGGTCTGGTCACCATACTGGCACTGGATATCAATCAAACTTTAGACCAGGGGTTTATTACAATCGTCGCTTGGATGAACTGGACAACCCGGTAATGGG GAGACTTTTGACAGACAACTATGCATCTATTACCAAGAAACACTTTTTACCCTCCAAAGGATCAAGTGGTATTGACCCTTTCTCCAAAGGCCTGCACATGACAGCGACAAGTGGATTTGTAAAAGACATTCCTGTTACTGTGCCAAGATCGAGACAG GTTAGGGATGTGCACATTGACACCAGAGCTAAAGGAACGGTATATCCATACCATCGCCCATTGCTATACACTCTTAAACAGAAGGATCCTATTTCCAGGGAAAATGGATTCTAC GGTCCTAGCTATATGTCCACAGAAACTCACACAAATTTCCCAGGAATCCCAAATCAGAGAA TGGACACTTCAACAAAAACTGTAGGATACAAGGAAGGATCTGGCTTCACACATGCATACAATGATGAGCCAATCACTTTTAACCCAATGGACGCCCATGAAGGAATGAGAGAT CCAAGATGGACTCACCGACCAACTGGTTTTAGTATTATGAAAAAAGATTTCCTTCCTGTGGAATATCTTCAT GGAAATGAGAAATTACCCACGTTGTCTCATGGATCTGAACGCAGCACAGGATTTACTCATGGCACCAAAGCAAGACCAGTCTTCTATTCAAAACTTGGagag GAGTACACTAAACTCGGAGATCTCCATCCGCGGATacaggagaaaatgaaaaaaatggacCCTGCTGAATATTCGAACATGGCTAACCCTAGCACTTTCTCGAG CATTGCCAAGATTTCGTTCAAAGGGAAACAGAGAACCGATCCAACCGAAGCTGAGAGACTGGGCAACGTGTCCATAGGAACAAAG GAACTGACTGGCTACAGTGAAAACAATGACCAATATTTTGAGACAGCCGAGACGGCAGAGTCACTCAGAAGATTTAAAACTCATTACAATGCTAA ACATTACGACATGAATCCGCGAGGTGATGATCGCAAGGGTCGAACTGAAGGCAATGTGTTCACTCAGTTACCAAATGGCTTCACGAAAGGAACAAGTGTCCACTCTTTCGGACCAGAAATTGACACGACAGCTGAACTGCGCTGGCAGAAGCCTTATGTAGCCAG GAGCATTAAAGCTAGAGATCCGTACCATGACGATCACACACATGACGCAAAGATGCACACGGCCGCTATCGAAATGACTGCTTGA